DNA from Candidatus Hydrogenedentota bacterium:
CTGCGTGTTCGTGACGACCTATGAACTGAACGACACGGCGCCGCCGCCGGAGATCACAATCGAGCAGGGTTACGCGCTGCAGGTAGGCGTCGACGGCTGGGTGCTGGAACTGAGCGGCGATACGGTGCTGGTCCGCGACGGCCAGCGAATCTATGCGGGCAAGAGCGGCATCGACGCGACGAACGGCCTCTGACAGCGCGGCTGCCGTTTGAATAGAAAGATCATGAAAGGCATGTTAATGCTGTCTGCATTGCTGATATGCGCCTTTTCTCACACACCGGCCGCCGTCGAGCTGCCGCCGGCCTTGGCCGCGCCCGGTTCCATCTTTCTGTCCGCCCGGGAAGCAGAAACCGTTCGGGCTCGCTGCCGGAACGATGACGAAGCGCGCGCGCTTCGCGTTGCCCTGGTGACCGAGGCGGATGCGCTCGTGGGAGAACCGCTCGAAATCCCGCATGCGGGGGGACAATGGACCCACTGGTACAGCTGCAAGAAAGACGGCGGCGGCCTCGAAGCCGAATCGCCGGCGCGCCATGTCTGCCGCGAATGCGGAGAGGTCTACTCCGGGTGGCCGTACGACGATGTCTATGTGACGCATAGACACCATCACTGGCTCGGCGGCGTGGAAACGCTGGGCTGGGCCTATACGCTCGAGCCGAACCGTGTCTACGCCGAACGTGCACGCCGAATCTTGCTCGAATATGCATCGTTCTACCGTGACCTGCCGCAACATGACACGAAAGGGGAGGCCAGCAACCGCGGGGGACGCTTGTTTGCGCAGACGCTCGATGAATCGGTGGACTTGTGCAGAATTTGCGCCGGTTACGACCGTGTTTACAGCGATCCGTGCTTCCGCGCCGAAGATCATGCCCAAATTGTGGAAGGACTGCTCCGGCCGATGGTGGAAACCATACGCACGAACGACAGGGGCATCTCGAACTGGCAGACCTGGCACAACGCGGGCGTGCTCTGCGCGGGACTGGTAATTGGTGACCGCGGCTACGTCGATTGGGCCATCAACGGCAAGCACGGCTTTCTATTTCAGATGCGCGAGGGTTCGGTCGTCGAGAGCGGCATGTGGTATGAGGAATCGCCCTTGTATCACTGGTACGCGCTGAACGCGATCATGTACACGGCGGAAGGCGCCGCGCGTTCCGGCATCGATTTGTACAGCCTGCCTATTGTCCGGAAGCTGTTCGATGCGCCGATACGCCAGGTCTTCCCCGACCTGACGTTTCCGGCGATGAACGACAGCAGCAGCAGCAGCATTCGCGCGCAACGGGCCTTTTACGCGATTGCGTGGAAGCGTTATCGCGATCCCCGTTATGCCGCGCTGGCGGCGCCGTGCGATTCGCCCAGGGCGCTGTTCTGGGGCGAGCCGCTGCCCTCTGGCAGACTGCCGCGACTGCGTCTCGAAACATCCAACGAGGTGTGCGAAGGCTTGGCGATTTTGCGCGACAAGGCAGGCCAGACGGCTGTTTTCGTCGATTACGGGCCGGGGCGCTCCGGGCATGTGCAGCCCGCGAAACTGAACCTGATTCTCTACGCGCACGGCGCCGAGCGGTTCCTCGATCCGGGACGCCTGCCCTATGGAAATCCCTTGCATCAGGCTTGGTACCGTCAGACGGTCGCGCACAATACGGTCGTCGTCGACGGCGTCTCGCAACGCCGCGCCGAAGGCCGGCTCATTGCTTTCCGAAACATGCCGGCATATGCGCTCGCGCACGTTGCCGCGGATGACGCCTACGACGGTGTCGCTCTGGAACGCGTGGTCGTCCTGGCGGGCAGCACGATCCTGGACCTGTTTCGTTGCCGTTCTGACCAGAGCCACACGTATGATCTGCCATTGCATCTGCGCGGCGATCTCGAACGCATCGCGGGCATTGAAGCCTGCGGCCCCCTCGGCGACAAAGACGGCTATCAGGTCCTTGCGGACACAGGTAAACTGCAAACGGATGACCGTGAGGCAACATTGCTGACGGGAAACGGGCGGCGCATTCATGTCCAATTCCTCGATGATGCGCCGGTTTTCCGCGCGACAGGCCTCGGCGCCACGCCGCGCGAGCGTTTGCCCGTGCTGTTGCGGCGGCAGCAAGGCAACGAAGCCGTCTTCGCCGCGGTCTATACGCTGCTGGAGCCGCGGCAAGCGCCGCCAATATGCGCGTTCGAGCGCGGCAAGCGCCGCCTGCTGTTGCGGGCGGGCAACGTGGTGCTGCGGCTTGGCGACCACGCCCATGTGCGCGTGCATGGCGCGGAGCACGACTAGAAGACATGAGTGACCCCAGGCTCGACGAAACGCTCCGCGTAACGGAGATTTACCGCAGCATCCAGGGCGAATCGACCTGGGCCGGATTGCCGTGCACCTTCGTGCGGCTGACCGGTTGCCCGCTGCGATGCGCCTGGTGCGACACGGCATACGCGTTCAGCGGAGGCGAGCGGATGAGCCTCCGCGATATCCTCGAGCGCGCCGCCGCGCTGGGCGTGACGCTCGTCGAAATCACCGGCGGCGAGCCGCTCGCCCAGCAGGGTTGCGGCGCGCTGGCGGAACTACTCATCCAGCGCGAGTACACGGTGCTGCTCGAGACCAGCGGCGCACTGCCTATCGACCGGGCGCCGGCGGCGGCTATCAAGATCATGGACCTGAAATGCCCCGACAGCGGCGAATGCGAGAGAAACGACTGGACGAACCTGGACCGCCTGTCCGCTGAACGGGACGAAGTCAAATTCGTGATTGCAGGCCGCCGCGACTATGAATGGGCGCGCGGCGCGGTGCGCGCGCACCACCTCGAAACACGCTGCAAATGCGTGCTATTCTCTCCCGTGTTCGGGGCTGTCGCGCCGCACGACCTCGCGGCGTGGATACTTGAAGACGGCCTCCCCGTCCGATTCCAGCTTCAGATGCACAAGCTCATCTGGCATCCCGATGCCAAAGGCGTTTAGATGAAGGCGCACCTCGTAAAGGAATTGTTCGTGGAAGCGGCGCACCACAATCCGCGTGGCGGCGAAGCGCAGCGCCGCCTGCACGGGCACAGCTATCGTGTCGCTTTGCTTGCCGCGGGCGAGCCTGATGCCGAGATCGGCTGGGTCGTGGACTTTGCCGAATTGAAGCGGTTGATCAGCCCCATCGCGGACCGGCTCGACCACGCGCTCCTGAACGGGATTTCGGGCCTCGAGAACGACACGCGCGTGCCAGCGCTGCGGGAATGGGTCGAGGCGCAAATCGCGCCGCGCCCCGCCTGGTTCGAGGGCGTACGCGTCGCGATTACGGGCGATCTTGCATTTGCGCCGCGGCGGCTTCCCGCGAACCCGATGGAGGAGTTGCCGGAACGTATTCGTTTCACGTTCGAGGCGGCGCAGTCGCTGCCGCAATTGCACGAGGGGCACCCGTGCCGCCGCATACACGGCCACAGTTATCGCATTGAAGCCGCCGCGGACGACCTCGCTGCTCTCGAACCCATCCTCGCGGCGCTGTATGACCGGCTTGACCATCGCTGCCTGAATGAAATACCCGAGCTCGAATGCGCGACCGTCGAGCGTATGTGCGCATACATCTGGGCGTGGGTGCGCGAGCGCGGCGCGCGGCCCACCGCCGTCGTCGTGCAAGAGACCCCATCCTCGCGGTGCGTGTATATCGGGGAGTAGTCAATGAACAAATTGGCCCGCACATGGTCGAGTTGGCGTCATGCACGGAAGTTCTCGGTCTGCGGCCGGGGCAATGAATTCGCTTTTCCGAACCTGCTCGTGCGGGGGCATGTTGAGATCGGTTCGTACTGCCGGTTCCGCAACAACGTCGTGTTGCGCGCCGCGGGCAGCGGGCGGATCGTGATTGGCAACCGCTCCGGCTTCAGTTGGAACTGCGTGGTCGTGGCCGCGGAACTGGTTGAGATAGGCAACCGCACCGGCATTGCGGAAAATGTCGTGATGCACGACGCGATCTACGAGTTCTTCGGGAGTGCCGGCGGTTGCCGCGATGTCGCGCGCCGCACCGCGCCCATTCGCATCGGCGACAATTGTTTCGTCGGCAGCGGCTGTTTCATAGGCCCCGGCGTCACGATCGGCGATAGCGCGATTGTCGCGCACCACAGCATTGTCACACGCGACATTGGCCCGCTAGAGATCTGGGGCGGCCGGCCTGCCCGCAAGATCTCGCACCGGGTCGACGGCGTGCCGGAAAGCGTGAAGCGGGAAGTAGAGGAGCTTGTCGCGCGTTTCGGATTGCAGGCAGACCGCATGGAAGGACGTTACGAATACTGACGCATGAAACCCAAGGCCATTACGTTCGATTTCTGGCGGACCCTGTTCCGCGACTCTAACGGGGAGGCACGGCACGAACTGCGCGTCCGGGCCTTCTTGGAGGCATCCGGAGCACCCGAACCCGCCGTGCGCGAGGCGTTCGAAGTCTGGCCGCCCGAATTTACGCGCGTGCACATGGAAGAACAGCGCACGCTCACGCCGCACGACGCCGTCCGCATGGTCTGCCGGGCCTTGGGCATTCGCTTGCCGCAGGAAAAGGCGGATGCCGTCGCGCGCGCCTTTTCCGAGGCGATCCTCGCGCATCCCGCAACGCCGATCGAGGGCGCGCTCGACGCCGTACGCGCTGCCGCCGCGCGCGCGCCGGCAGGCATTATCTCGGACACGGCCATCAGCACCGGTCGATGCCTGCGCGGCCTGCTCGACCGCTTCGGATTCCTGCCCCATCTCATTTCGCTGACCTTTTCCGACGAAGTGGGCGTGTCGAAGCCGCGCCCGCAGATGTTCGAGCAGGCGGCCGCGCGCCTGGGGCTTCGGCCAAGCGAGATCTTGCATATCGGCGACCTGGAGCCAACGGACGTAGCGGGTATTCACGGTGTCGGCGGCACAGCGGGCCTGTTCGCGGGCGACAATGCGAAGTTCCTCGGCAATACCCGGGCGGAGTACACCTTCACCACATGGCGGGAGTTTATTGAACGGCTGCCGGAACTGGTATGACCCGCGGCCGCGCGCGCCAAGGCCGGGTTTCGAGGTCCACGACGGTGTAGCACGCTTCGCCAGGCCGCGGTCCCAGCGGGCCCGGCCCCACGAAAAGCGTGCCATCCACCATACGCGAGAACGGCGTCTCTGAGCCGCCGCACACGATGACGTCGGCGGGCGCGGCTTCGCGTTCGCGCCGGAGCCGCTCCTCGGGCGTGGCCTGGTCCAGCACGCGCGACACGCCCGAAGGCGCGCCGTGGCATACCACTATAGTAAAGCCGTCTATGCTTACCATGACGGCATGCGGCAGCCGCGCGAACCATTCGAGGATTTCGCGCGAGAGACCCTGATGCGCGCGCCGGATCGACTCCCACTCGGCCTCGCCCAGCTTGCGCCGCAGCAACGCCGCGCTGCGCTGGAAACGAGCGGCCTGGCGGTCGCGCAACCCCCGCGCGACCGTAACTCCGCGCTCCCGCAACAGGCGCGCCGCCCCGTCGCCGCCGGGCGCGCCCGCGACATTGCCCGTCTGCACGATGGTCAAAATGCCCGCCTCGTCGAGGTCCGAAAGCGCGGCTTCGACGGCGCGCAAGTTGCCATTCACGTCTCCCAGTGCGGCAAAAATCATTGGCTGTTGCCCCGGCGGAACAGGAACGCTCCCTGCCCGGCTGTACCGTTACGTTGCACTATAGCCGCCCGCGTCGGATGGGTCAATGGACCCCCTAACCCCTTGCAAAACAAGCACATAACGCGTGTTTGCGAATGACGCGGCCCGATCAGCCCGTAAAATCAATGCGATTCACAGCCCCACGTTCGGATCGGCCTTGAAAATAAGGCTTGACAAAACGCTCTTTTCACGCTATCAAACTGCCGTGATAACGGGGTGCGATCGCAAGAGAAGCATCGAGACAACCCGTGTCAGGAAGGGGCCGTGCGGGGCGGCGCCTGGACAATGCGAAACAGAGTGAACAACGGTTACACAAGAGGAGGGTAGGACTATGGCGCTAAAGAAAGCGAAACCTGGCGACAAGCCGCTGACCAAGGCCCAGATCATCAATGCGCTGGCGGGCGAAACCGGCCTGAGCAAGAAGGATGTGGGCGGCGTGCTGTGCACGCTGACCGAACTGGCCTATGGCCAGGCGGTTGTCGGCTTCACGATCCCCGGCGTCGGCAAGCTCGTCGTCGTGAATCGGAAGGCCCGCGTAGGCCGCAATCCGGCCACCGGCGAACAGATCAAGATTCCTGCGAAGAAGGTGCTGAAGTTCCGCATCGCGAAGCAGGCAAAAGACGCCATCGCGCCGAAGAAGTAACATCGCGTCCATACGCGGGAACGGCCCGGGCAAGCCCCGCAAGCCCGGGCCGTTCCCGTTTTTCAGCGTGGCGCGCGGGCCGCGTTTGATTCCTCGCCGCACCCCTGCTAGAATCACGAACGTAACAGGAAGCCTTGGCCGAAAGGGCGTGGCCCGAAGGTTTGAAAGGCCATGAAACAACGAGCCCTTCTCATCCCGGTGAGAAGGGCTTTTTTTGTGTGAACCGCATGGCAGCGCGCAACGACGAATCCACCGAAAAAACCGTGATCATGGGCGCCGAAGCGATGCACGACGCGCTTCAGCGCATGGCCCGTGAGATCATCGACGCGAATGAAGATGTCGCATCCCTGGTGATGCTGGGCATCCTGACGCGCGGGCGGCCGCTCGCGGACCGGCTCGCCGGAATTATCGCGGAGATGACCGGCGTGTCGCTTCCCGTCGGGTCCCTCGCCACGACGCTGTACCGCGACGACTTGCGCGCGGGCGTGGGCGAGGCCAAGCTCGGCGGCACCACCCATTTCAGCTTCAGCGTGGATAACCGGACCGTCGTGCTGGTGGACGATGTGCTGGCGGCCGGGCGGACCATACGTGCCGCGCTGGACGAGGTCATGGACTATGGGCGCCCGAAACGGATCCAGCTCGCGTGCCTGGTGGACCGCGGCGGGCGCGAGTTGCCCATCCAGCCCGATTACCTGGGCTGGCGTATCAACACGCGACCGGGCGACTGGGTGTTGGTCCGGCTGCAGGAGAGCGATGGCGAAGACGCGGTCCTCGAGGAACGCCGGGGGCAAAACAACCAAGAGGGAGGAGCATGACGCGCCATGAGGGAGGCGCCATCCACGGTCTGGACGCGCAAGGACCTAATCGGGATTGAGGGCCTGGCGCGGGAAGAAATCGAACTGATCCTCGATACCGCGCCGCAGTTCGTCGAAATCTCGCAGCGCGAGAGCGGGATCAAGAAGGTGCCCCTGTTGCAGGGGCGCCTTGTCGTGAACTGGTTTCACGAGCCGAGCACGCGCACGCGCACCTCGTTCGAACTCGCGGCGAAACGCCTCAGCGCCGACACGCTCGGCATCACCTCGTCGACTTCGAGCGAAGTCAAGGGCGAGACGCTGCACGACACGCTCGCCAATATCGAGGCGATGCACACGGATATCATCGTCATCCGCCACGGTTGCGCGGGCGCGCCGCACATCCTCGCGCAACACCACCGCTCTCATATCATCAACGCGGGCGACGGCCGGCACGAACACCCGACCCAAGCGCTGCTGGACGCCTTCACCATGCGCGCGCATGTCCGTGCGATGCGCGGTGAACCTGAGGCCGGGCTCGACGGCCTGCGCGTCTCGATCATTGGCGACATCGCGAACAGCCGCGTCGCGCGGAGCAACATCTGGTGCCTGAACAAGCTGGGCGCCCGGGTGACGCTGTGCGGGCCAAGCACGCTGATGCCTGTGGACGTCGAGCGGATGGGTGTGCGCCTCACGGCGAATCTCAAGGAAGCCCTGGACGGGGCGGACGTCATCTACGCCCTGCGCATTCAGCTCGAACGCCAGAAACGCGGCTTGTTCCCCAGCATCCGGGAATACATCCGCCTGTTCCGCATCGACAATGACTCGTTGCGCCATGCGCCGGCGCACGCGCTCATCATGCATCCGGGCCCGATCAACAGGGACCTCGAACTGGCGACGGAAGTGGCCGACGGGCCACGCAGCGTTATCCTGGAACAAGTGAGTAATGGCGTCGCGGTCCGTATGGCGGTCATGCACCTGCTGGCGAACAGCGGACGGACGCGCACCCCGTGACGTTGCGCCGAGCGGCCGAGCGGCCAAGGGCCGTGTGAAAAGGACTCACCCCATGACCATCGCAATTGTGAATGGACACGTCATCGACCCCGCCAGCGGCACTTCCGCGCCGCTCGATGTGCTGATTGCGGGCAAGAAAGTGAGGCGGGTCGGCAAGGGACTGAAGGGCGACCAGACCATCGACGCATCGGGCTGCGTCGTATGCCCCGGACTTGTCGATATTCACGTGCACTTCCGCGAACCGGGCTTCGAGTCCAAGGAAACGATCCAGACGGGCAGCCGCGCGGCCGCCCGCGGCGGCGTGACCACTGTGGTCACCATGGCCAACACCGCGCCGCCCATCGACAACGCGGGCATGGTTGAGTTCGTGCAACGGCGCGCCCGGGAAGAAAACTGCATCAACGTGCGGCCCGCGGCCTGCGCCACGAAAGGCTTGAAGGGCGACGAACTCACCGAAATGGCCGAACTGCGCGACGTGGGCGCGGTCGCGGTCACGGATGACGGCAGGGACATCGCAAGCAGTTGGACCATGCGCCGCGTGCTCGAATACGCGAGCATGGTGGGCCTGCCGGTGCTGGCCCACTGCGAAGACCCGGCTCTCGGCGCGGAAGGCGCGATGAACGAAGGATTCAACAGCACGAAACTGGGCATTCCCGGTATTCCGAAAGCGGTCGAGGAAATCGCCATCGACCGCAACATCCGCATTGCCGAACTGGCGCGCGCGCACATCCATATCCAGCACGTTACCACCGCTGAGGGCGTCAACATCATCCGGCGCGCCAAGGCGAAGGGCCTCCAAGTCACGTGCGAGACCTGCCCCCATTATTGGACGCTCACCGACGACGCCGTGCTCGAATTCGACACGAACGCGAAGATGAATCCGCCCTTGCGCGAAGCACAGGACGTCGCGGCAATCATCGACGGGCTGAAGGACGGCACCATC
Protein-coding regions in this window:
- a CDS encoding alginate lyase family protein, whose amino-acid sequence is MKGMLMLSALLICAFSHTPAAVELPPALAAPGSIFLSAREAETVRARCRNDDEARALRVALVTEADALVGEPLEIPHAGGQWTHWYSCKKDGGGLEAESPARHVCRECGEVYSGWPYDDVYVTHRHHHWLGGVETLGWAYTLEPNRVYAERARRILLEYASFYRDLPQHDTKGEASNRGGRLFAQTLDESVDLCRICAGYDRVYSDPCFRAEDHAQIVEGLLRPMVETIRTNDRGISNWQTWHNAGVLCAGLVIGDRGYVDWAINGKHGFLFQMREGSVVESGMWYEESPLYHWYALNAIMYTAEGAARSGIDLYSLPIVRKLFDAPIRQVFPDLTFPAMNDSSSSSIRAQRAFYAIAWKRYRDPRYAALAAPCDSPRALFWGEPLPSGRLPRLRLETSNEVCEGLAILRDKAGQTAVFVDYGPGRSGHVQPAKLNLILYAHGAERFLDPGRLPYGNPLHQAWYRQTVAHNTVVVDGVSQRRAEGRLIAFRNMPAYALAHVAADDAYDGVALERVVVLAGSTILDLFRCRSDQSHTYDLPLHLRGDLERIAGIEACGPLGDKDGYQVLADTGKLQTDDREATLLTGNGRRIHVQFLDDAPVFRATGLGATPRERLPVLLRRQQGNEAVFAAVYTLLEPRQAPPICAFERGKRRLLLRAGNVVLRLGDHAHVRVHGAEHD
- a CDS encoding acyltransferase, with protein sequence MNKLARTWSSWRHARKFSVCGRGNEFAFPNLLVRGHVEIGSYCRFRNNVVLRAAGSGRIVIGNRSGFSWNCVVVAAELVEIGNRTGIAENVVMHDAIYEFFGSAGGCRDVARRTAPIRIGDNCFVGSGCFIGPGVTIGDSAIVAHHSIVTRDIGPLEIWGGRPARKISHRVDGVPESVKREVEELVARFGLQADRMEGRYEY
- a CDS encoding aspartate carbamoyltransferase catalytic subunit, coding for MREAPSTVWTRKDLIGIEGLAREEIELILDTAPQFVEISQRESGIKKVPLLQGRLVVNWFHEPSTRTRTSFELAAKRLSADTLGITSSTSSEVKGETLHDTLANIEAMHTDIIVIRHGCAGAPHILAQHHRSHIINAGDGRHEHPTQALLDAFTMRAHVRAMRGEPEAGLDGLRVSIIGDIANSRVARSNIWCLNKLGARVTLCGPSTLMPVDVERMGVRLTANLKEALDGADVIYALRIQLERQKRGLFPSIREYIRLFRIDNDSLRHAPAHALIMHPGPINRDLELATEVADGPRSVILEQVSNGVAVRMAVMHLLANSGRTRTP
- a CDS encoding HU family DNA-binding protein, yielding MALKKAKPGDKPLTKAQIINALAGETGLSKKDVGGVLCTLTELAYGQAVVGFTIPGVGKLVVVNRKARVGRNPATGEQIKIPAKKVLKFRIAKQAKDAIAPKK
- a CDS encoding dihydroorotase yields the protein MTIAIVNGHVIDPASGTSAPLDVLIAGKKVRRVGKGLKGDQTIDASGCVVCPGLVDIHVHFREPGFESKETIQTGSRAAARGGVTTVVTMANTAPPIDNAGMVEFVQRRAREENCINVRPAACATKGLKGDELTEMAELRDVGAVAVTDDGRDIASSWTMRRVLEYASMVGLPVLAHCEDPALGAEGAMNEGFNSTKLGIPGIPKAVEEIAIDRNIRIAELARAHIHIQHVTTAEGVNIIRRAKAKGLQVTCETCPHYWTLTDDAVLEFDTNAKMNPPLREAQDVAAIIDGLKDGTIDCIATDHAPHTATEKNVEFGLAPFGIVGLETLLGLVVTGLVEPGHLSLERAIALMTCAPSRVCNLGVGVLQEGGPADLCVFDLKAEWTVDPERFASRSRNTPFTGRTLRGLVRNTICNGNVIYSA
- a CDS encoding metallophosphoesterase family protein; the encoded protein is MIFAALGDVNGNLRAVEAALSDLDEAGILTIVQTGNVAGAPGGDGAARLLRERGVTVARGLRDRQAARFQRSAALLRRKLGEAEWESIRRAHQGLSREILEWFARLPHAVMVSIDGFTIVVCHGAPSGVSRVLDQATPEERLRREREAAPADVIVCGGSETPFSRMVDGTLFVGPGPLGPRPGEACYTVVDLETRPWRARPRVIPVPAAVQ
- the pyrR gene encoding bifunctional pyr operon transcriptional regulator/uracil phosphoribosyltransferase PyrR, with the protein product MAARNDESTEKTVIMGAEAMHDALQRMAREIIDANEDVASLVMLGILTRGRPLADRLAGIIAEMTGVSLPVGSLATTLYRDDLRAGVGEAKLGGTTHFSFSVDNRTVVLVDDVLAAGRTIRAALDEVMDYGRPKRIQLACLVDRGGRELPIQPDYLGWRINTRPGDWVLVRLQESDGEDAVLEERRGQNNQEGGA
- a CDS encoding HAD family hydrolase codes for the protein MKPKAITFDFWRTLFRDSNGEARHELRVRAFLEASGAPEPAVREAFEVWPPEFTRVHMEEQRTLTPHDAVRMVCRALGIRLPQEKADAVARAFSEAILAHPATPIEGALDAVRAAAARAPAGIISDTAISTGRCLRGLLDRFGFLPHLISLTFSDEVGVSKPRPQMFEQAAARLGLRPSEILHIGDLEPTDVAGIHGVGGTAGLFAGDNAKFLGNTRAEYTFTTWREFIERLPELV
- a CDS encoding 6-carboxytetrahydropterin synthase — protein: MEELPERIRFTFEAAQSLPQLHEGHPCRRIHGHSYRIEAAADDLAALEPILAALYDRLDHRCLNEIPELECATVERMCAYIWAWVRERGARPTAVVVQETPSSRCVYIGE
- a CDS encoding radical SAM protein; the protein is MSDPRLDETLRVTEIYRSIQGESTWAGLPCTFVRLTGCPLRCAWCDTAYAFSGGERMSLRDILERAAALGVTLVEITGGEPLAQQGCGALAELLIQREYTVLLETSGALPIDRAPAAAIKIMDLKCPDSGECERNDWTNLDRLSAERDEVKFVIAGRRDYEWARGAVRAHHLETRCKCVLFSPVFGAVAPHDLAAWILEDGLPVRFQLQMHKLIWHPDAKGV